The sequence below is a genomic window from Flavobacterium lipolyticum.
GATCGGACAGAAGTTGAGAGTGAAGTAGTATTCAGTCTCAGTAACAGTTTTCAGTTTTGGGTCGAATTCGTTAAAATCTAAAATCTAAATTCAGAAATCTAAAATTTAAAATCATAATGATTTATAAAAGAAGTAGTCAGCTTTTTGCTGAAGCAGAAAAAGTAATTCCGGGAGGAGTAAATTCACCGGTAAGAGCATTTAAAGCGGTTGGTGGAACTCCAATTTTTGTAAAAAGTGCCAAAGGTGCTTATTTGTATGACGAAGACGGAAATAAATTAATCGATTATATCAATTCATGGGGGCCAATGGTCTTAGGGCATGCTTATCAGCCAGTTGTGGATGCGGTAATCGAAAAAGCAAAACTGGGAACTTCATTTGGTATGCCAACGGAATTAGAAACGGAGATTGCTGCTTTAGCGGTTTCTATGGTTCCGAATATTGATAAAATAAGATTTGTAAATTCAGGCACAGAGGCTTGTATGAGTGCCATTCGTCTGGCTCGAGGATTTACTAAAAGAGATAAAATCGTAAAATTTGCAGGCTGTTACCACGGACATTCTGATTCCTTTTTGATTCAGGCCGGAAGTGGTGCCGTGACATTTGGATCACCAAACAGTCCCGGAGTTACGGAAGGAACGGCAAAAGATACTTTATTGGCAAAATACAACGATTTAGAGAATGTAAAAACTTTAATCGAAGCTAATAAAGGCGAAATCGCTGCCATTATTATCGAAGCGGTTGCCGGAAATATGGGATGTATCCCGCCTCAAAAAGGTTTTCTGGAAGGCTTAAGAGAATTGTGTACCGCAAACGGAATTTTACTGATTTTTGATGAGGTAATGACAGGCTTCCGTCTGGCTCGTGGTGGAGTTCAGGAATTGTACAACATCAATGCCGATATTGTGACTTTCGGAAAAGTAATTGGTGGAGGTTTACCTGTAGGGGCATTTGCAGCCCGTGAAGAAATTATGAACTATCTGGCACCGCTTGGTCCGGTATATCAGGCAGGAACATTATCCGGTAATCCGCTGGCAATGGCTGCAGGTTTGGCAATGTTACAGGCACTAAATAATGATCCGGCAATCTTTACTCGTTTAGAAGAAAAAACAGCATATTTAGAAGCTGGAATCGACAGGGTATTGAAAGCGAATAATGTTGTTTTTACCATCAATAGAGTAGGGTCGATGATTTCTGTTCACTTTGATGCAAATCCGGTTGTTGATTTTCAAACTGCTGCGAAAGGCGATAATGAAACGTTTAAGAAATTCTTCCACGGCTTGTTACAAGAAGGTGTTTATATTGCCCCATCGGCTTATGAAACCTGGTTTATTACCGATGCACTAACTTATGAAGACCTGGATTTTACAATCAATGCAATCGATAAAGTTTCGAAGACTTTTTAAATCTTAGAAATTAAAGTATATATTTTTTTTTCAATTGAAGGCTCAGTTTTTTTAGTAAAGCTGGGTCTTTTTTTCATTGTAGTTTTCAGTTACAGTTTACAGTTTACAGTTTACAGTAGCAGTTTACAGTCGCAGTTTACAGTCACAGTTTACAGTCACAGTTTACAGTCACAGTTTACAGTCACAGTTTACAGTCGCAGTTTACAGTCACAGTTTACAGTCGCAGTTTGCATTTTACAGAATATATTTCACAATATTCGGTCTCGTTTTACAACTTAAATTCTAAAATCAGTAAGTAGTTAATGAAAAGTTAATAAATGGGTTTTCCGTCGTATATTCAGGATAAAAATTATTTTTGTTTATTAAATAACCATTAAACCTGCAGTAAATGAAGAAATTTCTCATTTTAACTACAATAGCGGCATTTGTGCTATTTCCCACTTCTCAATTTGCACAATCAAATAAGAAAAAATCTAAAAAAGACGAATCGGCAGCTGCCTCGCCGGAGAAAAAACCGGAGTCAGCAATTAAAGACTATAGTAAAGTAATCACCAAAGACGCTATCTCAGATGACGGACTTTTTAAAGTGCACAAAGTCGATAAAAAATACTATTTCGAGATTCCGAATAAATACCTGAACAAAGACATGCTTTTAGTAAGCCGATTGTCAAAACTGCCTTCTAATTTGGGTGGCGGTTATGTGAATGCAGGATCGGAAACTAATGAGCAATTAATTGTTTGGCAGCGTTTTCAGGATAAAATTCTGATCAAATCAAAATCATACAATGCGGTAGCCAATGATAGTTTACCGATTAGTATTTCGGTAAAATCAAATAACTATGAACCTACTTTATTTGCATTTGATATTGTAGCTTTTAGTAAAGATTCGGCCAACACTGTTGTGGATGTTACCAAATTTTACAGTACTGATGTTAAGGCTATCAGCGGAATATCGGCAGAAATGCGTGAAATGTATAAAGTAAAAGGGCTTGATGATTCGAGAAGTTTTATTAATACCATCAAGAGTTTTCCGATGAATATCGAGGTCATTCAGGATATGACCTATAATGCTTCAAAGCCATCGATGCTGGAAGATACAGAATCGATTAGTATTCAGATGAACCAGTCGATGATTTTATTGCCTGAAGTGCCAATGAAGCCTAGGCTAGCAGATCCAAGAGTTGGTTGGTTTACCGTAAGTCAGTACGATTATGGAAGTAATGAATTAAAATCAGATCTTAAAACCTACATTCGTCGTTGGAGATTGGAACCAAAAGATCCGGAAGCCTATGCAAGAGGAGAACTAGTTGAACCGGTAAAACCTATCGTTTACTATTTGGATCCTGCGACTCC
It includes:
- the hemL gene encoding glutamate-1-semialdehyde 2,1-aminomutase is translated as MIYKRSSQLFAEAEKVIPGGVNSPVRAFKAVGGTPIFVKSAKGAYLYDEDGNKLIDYINSWGPMVLGHAYQPVVDAVIEKAKLGTSFGMPTELETEIAALAVSMVPNIDKIRFVNSGTEACMSAIRLARGFTKRDKIVKFAGCYHGHSDSFLIQAGSGAVTFGSPNSPGVTEGTAKDTLLAKYNDLENVKTLIEANKGEIAAIIIEAVAGNMGCIPPQKGFLEGLRELCTANGILLIFDEVMTGFRLARGGVQELYNINADIVTFGKVIGGGLPVGAFAAREEIMNYLAPLGPVYQAGTLSGNPLAMAAGLAMLQALNNDPAIFTRLEEKTAYLEAGIDRVLKANNVVFTINRVGSMISVHFDANPVVDFQTAAKGDNETFKKFFHGLLQEGVYIAPSAYETWFITDALTYEDLDFTINAIDKVSKTF